A single window of Rubripirellula lacrimiformis DNA harbors:
- a CDS encoding ATP-binding response regulator — protein sequence MSKILLVEDSSTHAALMKSILQTDGHTVEYAENGLLAFQTLGLRMPDLVVTDLRMPEMNGLELVKAITSDYPQLPSVVVTARGSESLAVDALALGATDFVPKNSLSKLLGRVVRQTIQMAAMDRLFDQGPNTQSSGTQSSGTQGLHEYSVTFASDITSIESAALFLVQSLAASGCMNTNRRIRLGTAVRSALLNAICFGNLEIRDDEDLLSRYLGGDESALDDLATRAASEPYAGRKVELRFSIGKDDTRILVRHNGRGRVTRMSPAPGTPESFELEQCRGLMLMTSFMDDVIFRSGNTEVIMVKQHAPATAQPTTV from the coding sequence ATGTCCAAAATACTTTTGGTCGAAGACAGTTCGACCCATGCGGCACTGATGAAATCCATTTTGCAGACCGACGGGCACACGGTCGAATACGCTGAAAACGGTCTGTTGGCGTTCCAGACACTTGGCCTACGAATGCCGGATCTGGTGGTGACCGATCTGCGTATGCCTGAGATGAACGGTCTAGAACTGGTCAAGGCGATCACGTCCGATTATCCGCAACTTCCCTCGGTCGTTGTGACGGCACGTGGCAGCGAATCGTTGGCCGTCGACGCGTTGGCACTGGGGGCGACCGACTTTGTCCCCAAAAATTCGCTCAGCAAACTACTCGGTCGGGTGGTTCGCCAGACAATCCAAATGGCGGCCATGGATCGGCTGTTTGATCAAGGCCCCAATACTCAGAGTTCCGGTACTCAGAGTTCCGGTACTCAGGGGCTGCACGAATACAGCGTGACTTTTGCCAGCGATATCACGTCGATCGAATCTGCCGCACTGTTTTTGGTACAGTCGTTGGCGGCATCGGGATGCATGAACACCAACCGACGGATTCGTTTGGGGACGGCGGTCCGAAGCGCACTGTTGAACGCCATTTGTTTTGGCAATCTAGAGATCCGCGATGACGAAGATTTGCTGAGCCGCTATTTGGGTGGCGACGAATCCGCGTTGGACGACTTGGCCACCCGGGCAGCCAGTGAGCCCTATGCTGGCCGAAAGGTTGAATTGCGATTTTCGATTGGCAAAGACGACACGCGGATCTTGGTGAGGCACAATGGACGCGGCCGAGTGACGCGAATGTCTCCCGCCCCCGGCACGCCGGAATCTTTTGAACTGGAACAATGCCGCGGACTGATGCTGATGACCAGCTTCATGGACGATGTGATTTTTCGTTCGGGCAACACCGAGGTCATCATGGTCAAACAGCATGCCCCGGCGACGGCTCAGCCAACGACAGTCTGA
- the asnB gene encoding asparagine synthase (glutamine-hydrolyzing), whose product MCGITGAVWHQPRHAIAPELLSKMTDVISHRGPNDSQTWLNPEHRDAYGNTVGIGLGFRRLSIIDIDGARQPIANEDGSIRMVFNGEIYNYQTLRRRLQGTGHTFATQGDGESIIHLYEDLGTDCFAQLNGMFAIAIWDGTRNRMVLARDRIGQKPLYYAVRDGRLVFGSELKCLAEVPGTCTEIDPAAVDEFLTYQYIPHPSTIWKGVRKLAPGHLAIFENGELKVQRYWDFDPSVQRSITAHQAQEQLRELLTDSVKLRMQSDVPLGTFLSGGIDSSLITAIAQSQSDVPVNTFSIGFPIADFDETRYAAQVAKHLGTNHQRFEVTPNAVDVIDKLVWHYDEPFGDSSAVPTWYLSEMTKREVTVALSGDGGDELFAGYERYRALWLSQRLQRIFPIQKIPGIGLVQRLPDSNRRRSIIRRGKRFLEAIGQPAARRYLNWLQIFPESLRASLYTDGFMESLPGDDPFEFLESVWNRSEGRDVVTRASMSDVLSYLPCDLCTKVDIASMAHGLEVRQPMLDHRVVEFAASLPVDLKFRGRRGKLILQDTFGSMIPSSIFTRKKMGFGIPIAAWLRNELKPMVHDTLLSSDSRTQSMFRQDAVAELVRSHESCEQNHGYRLWNLLILEKWLRQWT is encoded by the coding sequence ATGTGCGGAATTACCGGCGCGGTTTGGCATCAGCCCCGTCATGCGATCGCGCCGGAATTGTTGTCCAAAATGACGGACGTGATTTCGCATCGTGGACCCAACGACTCGCAAACTTGGTTGAATCCCGAGCATCGCGACGCCTATGGGAATACGGTCGGGATCGGATTGGGGTTCCGCCGGCTTAGCATCATCGACATTGACGGTGCACGCCAACCGATCGCCAACGAAGATGGATCGATTCGGATGGTCTTCAATGGCGAGATTTACAATTATCAAACTCTGCGCCGGCGGCTGCAGGGGACCGGTCACACGTTCGCGACCCAGGGCGATGGTGAATCGATCATCCACCTGTACGAAGACTTGGGCACCGATTGTTTTGCTCAACTGAACGGGATGTTCGCGATTGCGATCTGGGATGGGACCCGCAATCGAATGGTGTTGGCCCGTGACCGGATCGGTCAGAAACCACTCTATTATGCCGTCCGTGATGGACGATTGGTGTTCGGTAGCGAATTGAAGTGTTTGGCAGAGGTGCCGGGAACTTGCACCGAGATCGATCCCGCGGCGGTCGACGAATTTCTGACCTACCAATACATCCCCCACCCCAGCACGATCTGGAAAGGGGTTCGCAAACTGGCTCCCGGCCACCTGGCGATCTTTGAAAATGGTGAACTGAAGGTCCAGCGATACTGGGATTTTGATCCGTCGGTCCAACGGTCGATCACCGCACACCAGGCTCAAGAACAGCTACGCGAATTGTTGACCGATTCGGTCAAATTGCGGATGCAGTCGGATGTGCCGCTAGGGACGTTCCTGTCCGGCGGAATCGATTCATCGTTGATCACCGCGATCGCTCAGTCGCAATCCGACGTGCCGGTCAATACCTTCAGCATCGGATTTCCGATCGCGGATTTTGACGAAACCCGTTACGCCGCTCAAGTGGCCAAGCACTTGGGGACCAACCATCAGCGTTTCGAAGTCACACCCAATGCCGTCGATGTGATCGACAAACTGGTCTGGCACTACGACGAACCGTTTGGTGATTCGTCCGCAGTCCCGACTTGGTACCTGTCGGAAATGACCAAACGCGAAGTCACGGTGGCGCTTTCCGGTGACGGCGGCGATGAACTGTTTGCCGGTTATGAACGGTACCGCGCCTTGTGGCTAAGCCAACGATTGCAACGCATCTTTCCGATTCAAAAGATACCAGGCATTGGTTTGGTCCAGCGGTTGCCCGATTCGAACCGACGTCGATCGATCATTCGCCGTGGCAAACGATTCCTCGAAGCGATTGGCCAACCCGCGGCCCGACGCTATCTGAATTGGTTACAGATCTTTCCCGAGTCGCTACGAGCGTCACTGTACACCGACGGGTTCATGGAATCGCTGCCCGGGGATGACCCGTTCGAATTTCTGGAATCGGTTTGGAATCGCAGTGAAGGTCGAGATGTGGTCACCCGCGCCAGTATGTCGGATGTGCTTTCCTACCTTCCTTGTGATTTGTGTACCAAAGTGGACATCGCATCGATGGCCCATGGGCTGGAGGTCCGCCAGCCGATGTTGGACCATCGCGTGGTCGAATTCGCGGCTTCGTTGCCCGTTGATTTGAAGTTTCGCGGTCGTCGCGGCAAACTGATTTTGCAAGATACGTTCGGATCCATGATCCCATCGTCGATCTTCACACGAAAGAAAATGGGATTTGGGATTCCGATCGCGGCTTGGCTGCGAAACGAGTTGAAGCCGATGGTTCATGACACGTTGCTGTCCAGCGATTCGCGAACGCAGTCAATGTTTCGACAAGATGCGGTCGCCGAACTGGTCCGTTCGCACGAATCATGCGAACAGAACCACGGGTATCGGCTGTGGAATCTGTTGATCCTAGAAAAGTGGCTTCGTCAGTGGACCTGA